In Zingiber officinale cultivar Zhangliang chromosome 3B, Zo_v1.1, whole genome shotgun sequence, a single window of DNA contains:
- the LOC121967897 gene encoding DNA polymerase epsilon catalytic subunit A-like: protein MKKRKWKATREEKKRRRLNNSNMLHEHVDTANKQPEKNGVNNLFRKHGSTLFRSHWQIVQLVPGLQPGHFYAWIVVNGIMHKIPLKIPRVFYLNSKAPITEDFPGRRVKKILPHGKPNYNLIEVVITEEQFRAESKKFAALLADPEIEGIYETKVPLEFHAIVQLGCVCKLDKAVKHKNADDGWNLNELHMKTTTECSYLEQSITYFYLYHSLSDGRAIYVIYFPRSTISVVVVNPFQNKELSSSILEKQFHEACQTLGIERPTKGNITFKLEYVRSIEAGVKILQSTLLEYRHQHPQPAIAIIEYPGFQATKSGIRILQEFPCVTIPCNASDCNYQALGWQVTAGKISMQRCAASSQWFMERVLLSRYAHVPFGNIELDKLLFTADVFFSRALRDQQQVLWISDDGIPDFGGIYEGETCFVDEVNQPAYSYLGAYRKVAVELKIHHLAVNAIHKSSLLEEMDGGSLFGEYGLQPTSSANETDYDEASGCASAFQVLKQLIQRCMSDAVASGNIFADAILQRLYQWLCSPMSKLHDPALHRVLDMVMRKVFVLLLYELRKLGANIIFASFSKIIIDTGKFELLAATAYCDSLLKTLQTRDLFEWIELEPLYFWHSLLFKDQFNYGGIRAKFQTEPPITNTEGDSQVEIVACWNMAEHLTKDIQALFHLRVSEFLHDPWVYLQKQISSRTTTTDDSTCTPSITVTAAETLEDCINDHIRKRISNYFTEKLLEDVCSINKRINKDNMDQPPTYGFSSSVGYQSHKGDAALEFIKHISAVLALDQNVQHDVWRMRKNLLRLVHVKEFAPEAQFHDPCPSFILPNVICSYCNDYRDLDLGRDSVFWKDEWRCAVPQCGQPYNREQMENLLLKIVMQRERLYHLQDLVCIKCRQVKAARLAELCDCGGSYQCYENASTFLSKMQVIHNIAARQNFQLLHNCTTWILQQE from the exons atgaagaaaagaaaatggaaagCCACTcgtgaagaaaagaaaaggcgCAG ATTAAACAACTCAAACATGTTGCATGAACATGTTGACACAGCTAACAAGCAGCCTGAGAAAAATGGGGTTAACAATCTGTTCAGAAAGCATGGATCAACTCTTTTTCGGTCACATTGGCAG ATAGTTCAACTTGTTCCAGGACTACAACCTGGGCATTTTTATGCTTGGATTGTTGTCAATGGTATTATGCATAAGATTCCATTAAAGATCCCAAGAGTCTTTTATCTAAACTCGAAGGCTCCTATTACAGAAGATTTTCCTGGAAGACGTGTTAAAAAGATTCTTCCACATGGCAAACCTAACTACAATCTCATTGAG GTTGTTATCACTGAAGAACAATTCAGGGCTGAAAGCAAGAAATTTGCTGCTCTCCTGGCAGATCCAGAAATTGAG GGGATATATGAAACAAAAGTGCCACTGGAGTTTCATGCTATTGTCCAGCTAGGTTGCGTATGCAAATTAGATAAAGCTGTTAAACATAAAAATGCTGATGATGGATGGAACCTTAATGAGTTGCATATGAAGACTACAACAGAATGCTCATATCTAGAACAATCAATTACCTACTTTTATCTCTACCATAG TTTGTCCGATGGTAGGGCAATCTACGTTATATATTTCCCTAGATCGACGATATCTGTTGTGGTTGTAAACCCTTTTCAGAACAAAGAACTATCCTCATCAATTCTTGAGAAGCAATTTCATGAAGCTTGCCAAACATTAGGTATCGAGCGTCCAACAAAGGGCAATATTACATTCAAG CTGGAGTATGTTCGTTCAATTGAAGCTGGAGTCAAGATTTTGCAAAGTACATTACTTGAATACAG GCATCAACATCCCCAACCTGCTATCGCTATCATAGAATATCCAGGCTTTCAAGCCACAAAATCAGGGATAAGAATTCTGCAAGAGTTTCCTTGTGTTACAATTCCTTGTAATGCCAGTGACTGTAATTATCAG GCTCTTGGATGGCAAGTCACAGCTGGCAAAATTAGCATGCAAAGATGTGCGGCATCATCCCAATGGTTCATGGAAAGGGTTTTGCTTTCGAGATATGCACAT GTTCCATTTGGAAACATCGAGCTTGATAAGCTTCTTTTTACTGCTGATGTCTTCTTCTCTAGGGCATTGCGTGACCAACAACAG GTACTGTGGATATCTGATGATGGCATTCCAGATTTTGGTGGTATTTATGAGGGAGAGACATGCTTTGTTGACGAA GTCAACCAACCTGCTTATAGCTATCTCGGTGCATATAGAAAAGTGGCAGTTGAACTCAAG ATACACCACCTAGCTGTGAATGCTATCCACAAGAGTAGTCTACTTGAAGAAATGGATGGGGGATCTTTATTTGGTGAATATGGTTTGCAGCCTACATCTTCTGCTAATGAAACTGATTATGATGAAGCCAGTGGATGCGCTTCTGCATTTCAAGTACTAAAGCAACTAATTCAAAGATGCATGTCAGATGCAGTGGCTTCTGGTAATATCTTTGCTGATGCAATTTTGCAGCGTCTTTACCAGTGGCTTTGCAG CCCCATGTCAAAACTTCATGACCCTGCACTTCACCGTGTGTTGGATATG GTCAtgagaaaggtatttgttttaCTGCTTTATGAGTTGCGAAAACTAGGAGCAAATATCATCTTCGCGAGCTTCTCTAAGATCATAATCGACACTGGCAAGTTTGAACTGTTGGCTGCAACAGCATATTGTGATTCTCTGCTGAAAACTTTACAAACAAG AGACCTTTTTGAATGGATTGAGCTTGAGCCTCTGTATTTTTGGCATTCATTGTTATTTAAGGATCAG TTTAATTATGGTGGAATTCGGGCCAAATTCCAAACAGAACCCCCAATCACAAACACAGAGGGTGACTCTCAAGTAGAAATTGTAGCATGCTGGAACATGGCAGAACACTTAACTAAGGACATTCAG GCCCTCTTTCACTTGAGAGTCTCAGAATTCTTGCATGATCCTTGGGTGTACTTACAAAAGCAAATTTCTTCTCGAACTACTACAACTGATGATAGTACTTGTACACCCTCAATCACAGTGACTGCTGCTGAAACTCTGGAAGACTGCATCAATGACCACATTAGGAAACGG ATAAGCAATTATTTCACTGAGAAACTTCTTGAAGATGTATGCTCTATAAACAAGAGGATAAACAAAGACAATATGGATCAGCCTCCAACTTATGGTTTTTCAAGTTCAGTTGGATATCAAAGTCATAAAGGAGATGCTGCATTGGAATTCATTAAACACATTTCTGCTGTTCTTGCTCTTGATCAAAATGTTCAACATGATGTTTGG AGGATGAGGAAGAATTTACTAAGACTGGTTCATGTAAAAGAATTTGCTCCAGAAGCACAGTTTCATGATCCTTGTCCATCTTTCATACTTCCGAATGTTATTTGCAG CTACTGCAATGATTATCGTGATTTAGATCTTGGTCGTGATTCTGTGTTTTGGAAGGATGAATGGCGCTGTGCGGTGCCGCAATGTGGACAGCCATACAACCGTGAGCAGATGGAAAATCTCCTCCTCAAAATAGTCATGCAGAGAGAGAGGCTTTATCACTTGCAGGATCTTGTTTGCATCAAGTGTAGACAAGTTAAGGCTGCTCGCTTGGCAGAGCTGTGTGATTGTGGAGGTTCATACCAGTGTTATGAAAATGCATCTACCTTCTTAAGCAAAATGCAAGTAATTCACAACATTGCAGCACGTCAAAATTTCCAACTGCTCCATAACTGCACCACTTGGATTCTACAACAAGAATAA